A section of the Marinoscillum sp. 108 genome encodes:
- a CDS encoding dihydrofolate reductase family protein has translation MRKLILYIAASLDGYIAKPNDDLSFLNLVQIEGEDYGYTDFVSSVDTVIVGRKTYDWVIGQGYDFPHADKESYIITRQERPREGNLTFYTGNLKTLVTDLKKKEGKNIFCDGGAEIVHLLLQEKLIDELILSIVPVIVGAGTPLFKTGRPEQLLELKKAKNFESGLVQLHYQLKE, from the coding sequence ATGCGAAAATTAATTCTCTACATCGCGGCCTCACTGGACGGCTACATCGCCAAACCCAATGACGATCTGAGTTTCCTTAATCTGGTTCAGATAGAAGGAGAAGACTATGGCTACACTGACTTTGTCTCTTCTGTGGACACGGTAATAGTTGGTAGAAAAACCTACGATTGGGTGATCGGTCAGGGCTATGATTTTCCTCACGCTGACAAGGAATCGTACATCATCACCAGACAAGAAAGGCCGCGAGAAGGGAACCTGACTTTTTACACCGGCAACCTCAAAACCCTGGTAACGGACCTCAAAAAAAAAGAAGGAAAAAACATCTTCTGTGATGGTGGTGCAGAAATCGTCCATCTCTTACTCCAGGAAAAACTCATCGATGAGCTGATTCTATCCATCGTGCCGGTAATCGTGGGGGCAGGAACTCCTCTATTTAAAACAGGCAGGCCAGAGCAGCTTCTGGAGCTTAAGAAGGCCAAAAACTTTGAATCAGGGCTGGTTCAGCTACATTATCAGTTAAAAGAGTAA
- a CDS encoding response regulator — MKKKILIIEDQLEVRENIEELLLLSHYEPITAPNGKEGVKKALEHKPDLILCDIMMPEMDGYEVLYLIGKNPEIASTPFIFLTAKAEKTDFRKGMNMGADDYITKPFEEMELLGAIERRLEKFSRLSSNESLQEFVTRAKEYHELKDLENSGKTRSFKKKDIIYRHGDFASYAYKIKKGKVKTYQINPDGKEFILDVLSDGDFLGENALIQDTERTEFAQALEETELILVPRKDFQDLIFQNREVSGQFIKMLSKNLLEKEHGLVEMAYDTVRKRTADALMKLFNKYEEDHFDVSRSDLASMVGTATESVIRILSEFKKDGFIKIEGSTIHVLHPEKLSAVRF; from the coding sequence ATGAAAAAGAAGATACTCATCATCGAAGACCAGTTGGAAGTACGGGAAAACATAGAAGAACTCCTACTACTTTCTCACTATGAGCCTATCACCGCGCCAAACGGCAAAGAAGGTGTAAAGAAGGCCCTGGAGCACAAACCAGACCTGATACTTTGTGACATCATGATGCCGGAGATGGATGGCTATGAGGTGCTCTACCTGATTGGCAAAAATCCTGAGATCGCGTCTACTCCGTTTATTTTTCTTACGGCAAAGGCCGAAAAGACAGATTTCCGAAAAGGAATGAACATGGGTGCGGACGATTACATCACCAAACCCTTCGAAGAAATGGAGCTCCTGGGAGCCATAGAGCGAAGACTGGAGAAATTCAGTCGACTCTCAAGCAACGAATCCCTACAGGAATTTGTAACCAGAGCCAAAGAATACCATGAGCTGAAAGACCTGGAAAACAGTGGAAAAACACGTTCTTTCAAGAAAAAAGACATTATTTATCGACATGGAGACTTTGCCTCTTATGCCTACAAAATCAAAAAAGGGAAAGTAAAAACCTATCAGATCAATCCGGATGGTAAGGAATTTATCCTTGACGTACTCTCAGACGGAGATTTTCTTGGCGAGAATGCTCTCATTCAGGACACTGAGCGCACGGAATTTGCGCAAGCACTCGAAGAGACTGAGCTGATATTAGTTCCTCGTAAAGACTTTCAGGATCTGATTTTCCAAAACCGGGAAGTCTCAGGACAGTTTATCAAAATGCTTTCTAAGAATCTACTGGAAAAAGAACATGGCCTGGTGGAAATGGCCTATGATACCGTGAGAAAACGTACTGCAGATGCGCTCATGAAGCTCTTCAATAAGTACGAGGAAGATCACTTTGATGTGTCACGCTCAGACCTGGCCAGCATGGTAGGTACAGCCACAGAGTCTGTGATCAGGATACTTTCCGAGTTCAAGAAAGACGGATTTATCAAAATAGAGGGTAGTACCATCCACGTACTCCATCCAGAAAAACTGAGTGCCGTTCGGTTCTGA
- a CDS encoding PAS domain-containing sensor histidine kinase, whose amino-acid sequence MPISSEYLTSSNGLQLLNKIFLGAGEGIIIVDSEGKIRLINKRAEEIFEYEQNELMGRVIEDLIPKKYHKQHVPHRTEYIAHPVTRPMGIGRHLTGQRKSGSEFPVEVSLSYVMHEDEKLVVAFISDITRRKEQEDALRESEEKLKQYTAELESKVQERTQELEHLNLGLKSQIRERKLAEAALHSSLEELKKAEKEILNALEKEKELNEMKSRFISMASHEFRTPLTTIHSSANLVAKYTETEQQANRDKHVNRIKSAVNNLTNILNDFLSLEKLESGAITMKVEAFNMTGLFREVEEIFEQGLKKDQQLKITIEEGLTEVVSDPHILKNIIINLISNAIKYSDEGKTITATTSRVKDRIQISIKDEGIGIPLEEQKNLFQRFFRADNASNIQGTGLGLNIVKRYLNLIHGNITFTSKENQGSEFVISFPIQP is encoded by the coding sequence ATGCCGATCAGCAGCGAATACCTTACTTCTTCCAATGGACTCCAACTGCTTAATAAGATTTTTCTCGGAGCAGGTGAGGGTATTATCATCGTTGATAGTGAAGGAAAAATCCGGCTCATCAACAAGCGAGCAGAGGAGATTTTTGAATATGAGCAAAACGAGCTGATGGGGAGGGTCATTGAAGATCTAATTCCCAAAAAATATCACAAACAGCACGTCCCTCACCGAACCGAATATATTGCCCATCCAGTGACCAGACCTATGGGCATAGGACGTCACCTCACCGGGCAGAGAAAATCGGGCAGCGAGTTTCCTGTGGAAGTAAGTCTTAGCTATGTCATGCATGAGGATGAGAAGCTGGTGGTGGCATTCATTTCGGATATTACCAGAAGAAAAGAGCAGGAAGACGCCCTGAGGGAGAGCGAAGAAAAGCTAAAGCAGTACACCGCGGAGCTCGAGTCTAAAGTACAGGAGCGTACCCAGGAACTAGAGCATCTCAACCTGGGGCTCAAGAGCCAGATAAGAGAGCGCAAGCTGGCAGAAGCCGCCCTGCATTCCAGTCTGGAAGAGCTAAAGAAAGCAGAGAAAGAGATACTCAATGCCCTGGAAAAGGAAAAAGAGCTCAATGAGATGAAATCAAGGTTCATCTCGATGGCCAGTCACGAGTTTCGCACGCCACTCACCACCATCCACTCCTCCGCTAATCTGGTGGCCAAATACACGGAAACCGAGCAACAGGCCAACCGTGACAAGCATGTGAACCGGATCAAATCTGCTGTGAATAACCTCACCAATATCCTGAATGATTTTCTTTCCCTTGAAAAACTGGAAAGTGGTGCCATCACTATGAAAGTAGAGGCCTTCAATATGACTGGCCTATTCAGGGAGGTGGAAGAAATATTCGAACAAGGCCTGAAAAAAGATCAACAACTAAAAATCACCATTGAGGAGGGCTTGACTGAAGTGGTTTCTGACCCACACATTCTAAAAAACATCATAATCAACCTCATCTCGAATGCCATTAAATATTCAGATGAGGGAAAGACCATCACCGCCACCACCTCCCGGGTGAAAGACCGCATTCAGATTTCCATCAAAGACGAGGGGATCGGCATCCCGCTAGAAGAGCAAAAAAACCTCTTTCAGCGGTTTTTTAGGGCCGACAATGCCTCCAACATCCAGGGCACCGGCCTTGGATTGAATATTGTGAAAAGGTACCTTAACCTCATTCACGGAAATATTACTTTTACCAGTAAGGAAAACCAGGGCAGCGAGTTTGTGATTTCTTTTCCTATACAACCCTGA
- a CDS encoding GNAT family N-acetyltransferase produces MHPSKFTTRKPGAKEHGVIGALMVEVYSQLEGFPTPAEQPKYYEMLSNVGSLTENPHIHLLAAYSPEQVLAGCVLYIGDMQYYGSGGTATQVKDSSGFRLLAVAPDFRGQGIGRLLTRYCIERARKEKRQQLIIHSTKAMQVAWGMYERMGFERSEDLDFRQGTLEVYGFRLPLDD; encoded by the coding sequence ATGCATCCATCTAAGTTTACAACAAGGAAACCCGGAGCTAAAGAGCATGGCGTCATAGGTGCGCTGATGGTGGAGGTGTACTCACAGTTGGAGGGATTTCCCACACCGGCGGAGCAGCCCAAATACTATGAAATGCTCTCGAATGTGGGCTCCCTTACTGAAAACCCACACATCCACCTACTGGCCGCTTACTCTCCGGAGCAGGTGCTGGCTGGCTGTGTGCTGTACATCGGCGACATGCAATATTATGGATCAGGTGGCACAGCCACCCAGGTAAAAGACAGTTCGGGATTCAGATTATTGGCAGTGGCTCCTGACTTCAGAGGTCAGGGAATTGGCAGGCTGCTGACGAGGTATTGTATTGAGAGGGCACGCAAGGAGAAACGTCAGCAATTGATTATTCACTCTACCAAGGCCATGCAAGTAGCCTGGGGAATGTACGAGCGCATGGGCTTCGAACGATCCGAGGATTTGGATTTCAGGCAAGGGACACTGGAAGTCTATGGCTTCCGATTACCTCTGGATGATTAA
- a CDS encoding universal stress protein, producing the protein MNLFHQILIPTDFSLAAWHAVQLGLRLIAPENSRLTLLHVFPSGPSERSGDLELMEGLRRQMDDLCQTLERSQKKKIQPVILGGEVEGEVLKFIQANAFELIILGVNSNGVDNEPGSHISGIIAKANAPVMVMPNVINETHQVS; encoded by the coding sequence ATGAATTTATTCCATCAGATACTTATCCCCACCGACTTTTCACTGGCTGCATGGCATGCCGTGCAGTTGGGCCTACGGCTCATTGCTCCAGAGAATTCCCGTCTCACCCTGCTTCATGTATTTCCCTCGGGACCATCTGAAAGAAGTGGGGACCTTGAGCTGATGGAGGGACTAAGGAGACAGATGGATGACCTTTGTCAGACCCTGGAAAGAAGTCAGAAAAAGAAGATTCAACCCGTGATCCTTGGAGGAGAGGTAGAGGGAGAGGTCCTCAAATTTATCCAGGCAAACGCTTTTGAGCTGATTATTTTAGGTGTAAATAGCAATGGAGTAGACAATGAGCCCGGAAGTCACATATCGGGCATCATCGCTAAGGCCAATGCCCCTGTGATGGTAATGCCCAATGTGATCAATGAAACTCATCAGGTGTCATAA
- a CDS encoding DUF4260 domain-containing protein: MKNLLKLEEVAMFGLSIYLFTLTSFSWWWYPALLLLPDIGMIGYAINTRVGALTYNFLHHKGIAVIILLAGWQFGNDVLSLSGIILFGHASMDRVFGYGLKYPDHFQHTSLGWMKPQSVPNDGN; the protein is encoded by the coding sequence ATGAAAAACCTCCTGAAACTCGAAGAAGTAGCCATGTTTGGCCTTTCTATTTACCTCTTTACTTTGACCTCATTTAGCTGGTGGTGGTATCCTGCGCTTCTGTTGCTTCCGGACATAGGTATGATCGGTTACGCCATCAATACAAGGGTGGGTGCCCTTACCTACAATTTCCTTCATCATAAGGGCATTGCTGTGATCATACTGCTGGCCGGTTGGCAATTTGGAAATGATGTACTGAGTCTTTCGGGAATCATACTCTTTGGACATGCCAGCATGGATCGGGTGTTTGGTTATGGGCTGAAGTACCCGGATCACTTCCAGCATACCAGCCTGGGATGGATGAAACCACAGTCCGTCCCTAATGATGGAAACTGA
- a CDS encoding GNAT family N-acetyltransferase, with translation MEIKPYQETDREQLLDVWEKSVLATHHFLSPEDFISIKAMVREIDFSRFEVHCLMDESRVIGFLGVAEKKVEMLFLDPHYFGQGLGKKLINFAIVQLKAHKVDVNEQNVGAVAFYENLGFATYERSDKDDQGNDYPILRMKLRTRNI, from the coding sequence ATGGAAATAAAACCATACCAGGAAACCGATAGGGAGCAACTGCTCGACGTTTGGGAAAAGTCAGTGCTCGCCACCCACCACTTTTTGAGTCCGGAAGACTTCATTTCCATCAAAGCAATGGTAAGGGAGATTGATTTCAGTCGTTTTGAAGTTCATTGCCTTATGGATGAATCACGAGTGATTGGTTTTTTAGGTGTGGCAGAAAAAAAGGTAGAAATGCTCTTTTTGGATCCCCATTACTTTGGTCAGGGATTAGGTAAAAAACTGATAAATTTTGCAATCGTTCAGTTGAAGGCCCACAAGGTAGATGTCAACGAGCAAAATGTGGGTGCAGTAGCTTTTTATGAGAACCTGGGATTTGCTACCTATGAAAGAAGTGACAAAGATGACCAGGGTAATGATTATCCTATCCTGAGGATGAAATTAAGGACACGAAATATTTGA